The segment TGGAGCAAAACAGCCAGATGACGGGCGGTCTCTTTCACCCGGACGGGCAGATCCGTTTCCATCCATTCCCGGAGGACCGCCTTGGCAGCGGCCATCGCCACCGGATTGCCGCCGAAGGTGCTGCCGTGGCTGCCCGGTCCGAAGTGGGCCTCCAGACCGGATCGTCCCAACATGGCACCGACGGGAATCCCATTTCCCAATCCCTTGGCCAAGGTGATGACATCGGGTTGAATCCCTGCCTCTTGGAAGGCGAACAAGCTCCCGGTACGGCCCATCCCCGTCTGAACCTCATCCACCATCAGCAGGATCTCCCGTTCCCGGCAGAGTTCTTCCAATCTCCGGAGAAACGGAGGATCAGCGGGGTGGACACCCCCTTCCCCCTGGATCAGTTCCAGCAGGACGGCGGCAGTGGTATCAGTCAGGCCTGCCTCCAAAGCGGAGACGTCGTTATAGGGGAGCCGACGAAACCCCTCCGGCAAGGGAGCAAATCCTTCTTTCACCTTTATCTGACCGGTGGCGGTCAAGGTGGCCAAAGTACGGCCGTGAAAGGATGACTGAAAGGTGACCACCTCCGGTTTGGCCAACCCTTTCCGTTCCCGGCCGTAGCGGCGGGCCAGCTTGAGCGCCGCCTCATTGGCCTCCGCTCCGCTGTTGCAGAAAAAGGTGAAAGGGAGACCGCTCGCCTGGGCCAGCCGCTCTGATACCTCCTCCTGCAGCGGGATCTGAAACAGGTTGGAGACATGCCACAATCGATCCAGCTGTTCCTTGACGGCCTCTTTCACCCTGGGATGGACATGCCCCAGATTGCAGACACCCAGCCCTGAGGTGAAATCGAGATACTTTTTCCCCGCCTCATCCCACAGCCAAGCGCCTTCTCCATGGACGGGACGGAGATCATTTCGTTGATAGGTGGGGAACAACGTCATCCGTGGTCGCCTCCTTTACAATCCGGGTACCCATCTCTCCCCCCAGACACCCGGGAATGCTGCCATCTGTGATCAGCACCCCGCCGGCTGCCGTCTCCAGACCGGTGAGGGCCGCCCTCACCTTGGGGATCATGCCGCCCACGATCTCGCCGCTTTGGATCATCTCCCGCACTTCCTCCGGAGTCACCCGGGAGAGCAACTTCCTGGAGTTCCCTTCCCTTTTCCAAATCCCCGGAACATCGGTCACCAGGATCAGTCGCTCCGCCGCCAACTCCCGGGCAATGGCCCCGGCGGCGGTGTCGGCATTCACGTTGTACCGGTTGCCGGAGCCATCCAGCCCGAGGGAGGCCACCACCGGAATCCAGCCCGATTCCCACAGGCTGTACAACAGACGGGGGTGGACGGCGGTCACTTCCCCCACCCATCCCAGCGCCGGGTCCTTTTGCTCCACTTCCAGCAGACCTCCGTCCACTCCGGAGATCCCGACGGCAGAAGCCTGCGAAGCGCAGAAACGGGCGGTGAGGGATTTGTTGATCCTGCCGGCCAGAACCATTTCCACCACTTTCAACCCTTCATCATCAGTGATGCGCAAACCGTCGACGAAACGGGCGGACAGGCCCCATCGTTTCTGAACCCGGCTGATCTCCGGCCCGCCTCCGTGAATCACCACCGGATGAATTCCCTGCTCCATCAACTGCCCGCATTCCCGGAAAAATGAGGGGTGCAGGTTTTCCAGCACACTCCCCCCGATTTTGATCACCAGCGGCCGAAAACCCATCCTCTTCCCTCCCTCACTTGTTCAGGTGCGATAGCTGGCATTGATCCGGACGTAATCATAGGTGAGATCACACCCCCAGGCGGTCGCCGCGGCTCTCCCCCGGTTCAGGTCGATCCGGATCCGGGCGGGATCCAGCGTAAGCGCCTCCTTCGCCGCCGCCTCCACCATCGGCACCGGGCAACCCTGATGGACCGCACATACCGATCCGAGATAAAGATCCACCCGCTCCGGATCAAAGGGGGCTCCACTGTATCCGAGGGCGCACAGGATCCGCCCCCAGTTGGGATCGGTGCCGAAGACCGCCGTCTTCACCAGGCTGGATCCCACAACCGCCTTGGCGGCTCTCCGGGCTCCTTCCTCGGTCTCCGCCCCGGTCACAACCACTTCCACCAGGCGGGTGGCCCCCTCCCCGTCCCGGGCAATCAGCTGTGCCAGTTCCCGGGCCACATGGGAGAAAGCCCGGTAATAGACCGGCCACTGGGGATGCTTCGGTGTCAGCGGATCGTTTCCCGCCAACCCGCTGGCCATCACCGACACCATGTCATTTGTACTGCAATCCCCGTCCACGGTGATCATATTGAATGTTTCATCTGTCACTTGCCTCAGGAGGGACTGCAGTGCCGGCGCCTCGATCGCCGCATCGGTGTTGATAAAAGCCAGCATGGTGGCCATGCGGGGCTGAATCATGCCGGACCCTTTGGCGGCCCCGGCCACCCGTACCTCCCGGCCATCCACAGTCAGGCGGACTTCCACCGCTTTGATGCAGGTATCGGTGGTCAGGATCGCCTGGCAAAAAGAATCGTGTCCGGCCGGACCCAACTGTTTCACCAGCCCTGGGATCCCCGGCCCGATCCGATCCATGGGCAACGGTTCCCCGATCACACCGGTGCTGGCCACTCCGAC is part of the Kroppenstedtia eburnea genome and harbors:
- the argJ gene encoding bifunctional glutamate N-acetyltransferase/amino-acid acetyltransferase ArgJ gives rise to the protein MEQLQVKAAEEPGFEVVGEPRITSPRGFTAAGLHAGIKRKRKDLGLIACEVPATAAAVYTMNAYQAAPLTVTREGLAMEGKMQAMIVNSGNANACTGSRGVEDAREMRRETARWLNIPEHRVGVASTGVIGEPLPMDRIGPGIPGLVKQLGPAGHDSFCQAILTTDTCIKAVEVRLTVDGREVRVAGAAKGSGMIQPRMATMLAFINTDAAIEAPALQSLLRQVTDETFNMITVDGDCSTNDMVSVMASGLAGNDPLTPKHPQWPVYYRAFSHVARELAQLIARDGEGATRLVEVVVTGAETEEGARRAAKAVVGSSLVKTAVFGTDPNWGRILCALGYSGAPFDPERVDLYLGSVCAVHQGCPVPMVEAAAKEALTLDPARIRIDLNRGRAAATAWGCDLTYDYVRINASYRT
- the argB gene encoding acetylglutamate kinase translates to MGFRPLVIKIGGSVLENLHPSFFRECGQLMEQGIHPVVIHGGGPEISRVQKRWGLSARFVDGLRITDDEGLKVVEMVLAGRINKSLTARFCASQASAVGISGVDGGLLEVEQKDPALGWVGEVTAVHPRLLYSLWESGWIPVVASLGLDGSGNRYNVNADTAAGAIARELAAERLILVTDVPGIWKREGNSRKLLSRVTPEEVREMIQSGEIVGGMIPKVRAALTGLETAAGGVLITDGSIPGCLGGEMGTRIVKEATTDDVVPHLSTK
- a CDS encoding acetylornithine transaminase, whose translation is MTLFPTYQRNDLRPVHGEGAWLWDEAGKKYLDFTSGLGVCNLGHVHPRVKEAVKEQLDRLWHVSNLFQIPLQEEVSERLAQASGLPFTFFCNSGAEANEAALKLARRYGRERKGLAKPEVVTFQSSFHGRTLATLTATGQIKVKEGFAPLPEGFRRLPYNDVSALEAGLTDTTAAVLLELIQGEGGVHPADPPFLRRLEELCREREILLMVDEVQTGMGRTGSLFAFQEAGIQPDVITLAKGLGNGIPVGAMLGRSGLEAHFGPGSHGSTFGGNPVAMAAAKAVLREWMETDLPVRVKETARHLAVLLHERVAGLPFVREVRGQGWMWGVELDRPVAPLLSLLQEQGVLALVAGPRVLRLLPPLVTGVAEVELAVTRMEEAWLLLEEVGGDESVSRV